One region of Juglans regia cultivar Chandler chromosome 4, Walnut 2.0, whole genome shotgun sequence genomic DNA includes:
- the LOC109019842 gene encoding phosphoglycerate mutase-like protein 4 encodes MIVLRIWRPATPPLLSSPFTSSQPIHPPPPNLTFPLAKISLGFNGARSLTFTRRRTNHQPRTANSYMAEVDSSVVNPTNAEIIVVRHGETDWNADGRIQGHLDVELNDAGRQQAAAVADRLSREPSISVVYSSDLKRALETAQIIAASCGGLEVVKKPDLRERHLGDLQGLVLREAAKLSPKAYQAFLNQRTDQEIPGGGESLDQLYERCTSSLERIGKKHKGERVLVVTHGGVIRTLYKRACPNGRPQGKVLNTSINIFRLSDKDEWTIKLWGDVSHLDKTGFLESGFGGDRTSG; translated from the exons ATGATCGTACTGCGCATCTGGCGCCCTGCAACTCCGCCACTCCTGTCTTCTCCATTTACTTCTTCACAGCCAATACACCCCCCACCTCCAAACTTGACATTTCCCCTAGCTAAAATCTCTCTCGGATTTAACGGTGCACGCAGCTTAACCTTCACTCGTCGTCGCACAAATCATCAACCAAGAACGGCCAATTCCTACATGGCCGAGGTCGATTCTAG CGTCGTAAATCCAACTAATGCCGAGATAATTGTGGTGCGTCACGGTGAAACAGACTGGAATGCCGATGGAAGAATTCAg GGACATCTGGATGTTGAACTAAATGATGCTGGAAGACAACAAGCAGCTGCT GTGGCTGACAGACTATCCAGGGAGCCTAGCATCTCTGTTGTATACTCTTCTGACTTGAAACGAGCTCTCGAAACTGCACAGATAATTGCGGCCAGCTGTGGTGGGCTAGAG GTTGTTAAAAAACCTGACCTACGGGAAAGACACTTGGGGGATCTTCAAGGCCTTGTACTACGTGAAGCTGCAAAACTAAGTCCTAAGGCTTACCAGGCTTTTCTAAATCAAAGGACAGATCAGGAAATTCCA GGTGGTGGGGAAAGTCTTGATCAACTTTATGAGCGTTGCACATCATCATTAGAGAGAATTGGTAAAAAGCATAAAG GAGAACGAGTGCTCGTGGTTACTCATGGGGGAGTTATCAGAACACTGTACAAGCGAGCTTGTCCAAATGGAAGGCCTCAAGGGAAGGTACTGAATACATCCATCAACATCTTTCGCTTGTCAGACAAGGATGAGTGGACCATAAAATTGTGGGGTGATGTTAGTCATCTCGACAAAACAGGATTTCTGGAGTCGGGTTTTGGTGGGGACAGAACTTCTGGTTAG